The DNA sequence CTTATCAATGTCGAAGGACGCTCCGATACTGTGACTTCTACTTTCTTTGGTTTTTATTTTCACTTGAACATTGAAAAAAGTCTGTGATATTTTTATTTCAGTTGGGATTGGGTCCAGCGATTTTTCCTTCCAATTAGATTTTAGTTCCCCTTCCCATTCGCCTGATAGATTTGGGAAAGGTACGAGCCAAGGATAAAATAGCTTCCATTTCCAACCCCACCTTATAAATAAAGTCCAAAGAACCACATTAATTGAAATTGTCGTAGAAATATGGGTCAAAGCCTTATTAAAATCAATGCTCACCAAGTTTTGGGTTGAAAGAAAAATTATTATGTAGGTCAAAAATGCCAACCCTAAAATAGTAAACCCAAAAACTCTAATATTGTATGTTACCATATCTAAAATTCTAAATGATTCCAAAGAAGCAACATGTAGGAATTCACATCTTGATATGTCCACTTGCGACTGCTATGAAACAAGTAAAATAATTCTGAAACTTCACCCCACTCTTTACAGTTCTCGTGTTCCTTAGTTTCATTGTATATAAAGATGATCGATTGTTTTAACCTTTCAGTCCAACTGTAGTAATTATTTATTTTGTCATTTGGGACATTCCAAACAAGGCATTCAAGAAGGAATGAGGTAATATTATCACTGACATTCTCACCATCGTCAATCATTTTGTACCTTAATTTTCTGTGAAGTCGAGTTAGTCTTTTAAATCTCCTAGCGGTGTTATTGTTTTTCCTGATACCATTATCAATGTGTTGTTTCGGGAAGTTCTCTATCCAAATTCCTTTATCAGCCATAAATTTTGCGCCAAGTACGAAATTGCCATCCGCTGAATACCTTCGATAATTCCAAGTTGGAACCACATCAGTTTCAATTCTATAACTATTCTCTTTGATTGTTATGCACTTATCATTTCTTATTACATCAGTTCTACCGAATTTATTTACAAGAGCATTTTCCACATCATCTTTAAATTCTGCGAAAGTATATGAGGTTGGCGTAATGCCGAAATCTTCTTTCGTCTTTTCTTTTGGAAGGTCATAGTAAAATCCACCTGTATATCTAACATTGATGTCAATATCACTATTAAGTCTTACATTTGTATTATTCGCATATGAGCCTTGTCCGAACGTTTCAGTTGATTTCTTTTTTAGCTTTTCGTCAGAATTTATAGCGTCTCGCACCATGCGCTCAGAGTTTTCAAGTTTTGTCTGCTCAGAATCACTTGGTGGTTTTGTCCAATTGGTCAATTGGTCTTCAGTATATTTTGCCATATTATCAAACTATTATTTCAGTGCAATTTTTGTTTGGTTTCTTTTTTGCGTTTTGCAATGCTTGATTAACTCTTTCTAATACGTCGGTTTTTAATTCACCTTTATTAAATTCAGTTACTCCGCAGCAAACTGTTAGTTTGAAGCTTTCTCCGTCAATATTAAATGCAGTGTCTGCAATCAATTTTCGTTTTCTTTCTGCAGCAATTTGAGCATTGGATATTGAGGTCTGTCTGGCTATGATTAGAAATTCATCACCACGCATAAAGTATCTATACGTTTCGTCAGTTATTCTACTGTCTTTAAATAACATCTTGCCCAATTTTGTAAGAAGTCTGTCAGCTACTTCATAGTTGTGGTCTTCATTGAATTTTTTAAAATTATCTATATCAAATAAAATTATAGAAATTGGTTCATCTCTTGAAACCCAACTATTATTCAAGTCATCCAAATCTAATTCTAGTGCTTTGTAATTTTTTAATCCCGTTAATTCATCAATCCTATTTTGAGATTGTAGTTTCTGAAACCTACTGTTAAATAGAAAGAAAGAGATTGAGAAGCTAATTCCAATTAAAAACAGAGAACAAAGCATTGTTACCCAAATAGAAATTGAAAAATCTAACTCAAGCTTTTCCTTAGCAATTGGGATGAATTTTAAGATAAGTACCAAAATGAATGAAATAAATAAATATTTCATTAAGTCATAAAAGACGTTCGAAAGGACATCTTTTTTAAATTTTGAAAACGAATCTTTTATATATTTCATTGACTCTTTAAATGTTGCCTATTTGCGTATCATAGCTAATATGCTTATTTATCCTTTTCAATTCCGGGATAATAACACTCTTTGTCCCCTTTAAACAGTCTCTATTGCATTTATTGCTCTTCATGAAAATTATTGGGAATATAATATATGGGAACAGGTATAAATCCGTGAGCAAATAGCGATTGCATTTGGCAATGCCAGAAAAGGCATAGCATTGACTCTTACTTTGTAAAGGGGTCTTGATCTCCGAAATACTGGTAAAGTAATACTATTCCTCTACTACCTCCGCATTTGGGGCATTCTCTCTTAGGGATTCAATACCATTATCCCGGGCAGACCGGGTGGTATACATTTCGCTGGATAGGATGATCTCCCCATTTCCTGCTTTGAGGTTGAAATAAAAAATGCCCGTTTTGAGCCGTTTTCGTAACGAATTTTCCCATGGTTTTTATGGTTAGTTCCCTCAAAAATAACAAAAGCCATTAAAAACTCCTATATTTCGTAAGAGATTGTTTTACAGGCAGCTCCGGGGCAATTATGGGGTAATGAAGAAAAAAGGAGTCGATAGATAGCGCGCTAGTAAGACGCGCTAATTTTTCCAACCCTTCTAGAAATCGCTTCGATTTGTACCATGGGGGATCGAGGTAATCAAAAAAATCCTTTAGCCTTTAAAGAAATAGACATCTACTTTAACGCCTGAACAAAATCAATTGTGATCATCCCTCGTTTTTTTAAGGTAGTTTTTTATTTGTAATATTCTTCATGGCTGCCTACCAGGATGGTGTAATCGACATCGGCCGTTGCCCTAATCGAAATTCCGGCTTTTCCATACCAAATCTGCCTTGCCATGACGCCAATGAGGTAATAATCGATACTCAGGGTGGCAAATGTGTTCTCGATTGTGTCGAGTACGGGTTTTAGGTCTGTTGGTTTCATTGATGTGTTAAATACTGTAAATGCTCATTTTTTATGGTAGCGGCAACCTCGATACACCTTGAGTCACCTGTTATCAGCAGATCCGCGTATGTGAGCAAGGGAGGGGTCATTTGAACTTCAGGCTCCGTATCTGCCCAGAATCTCTGGTATATCTTTATATTGCCACCAGCATCCGGCATCAGTCTCAGGGTTTTCATTAACTCATTTTTTGGCAGCTGTGTATAAACCGTAAGTATTTCGGGGTTCAAATTTCTGGTTAAAAGGTTTGCTGCTGGCTCACCGCCCCAAATAACCCCATCGGGTAATCGAAGCTCCTTCCAGTCGGCGATGTTATTTATCATGCGGAAATTCCCCAAATGCAGGGCTGGTTTCAGCGTTTCCCGGTATCCGGCTATCCATCTTTCAAGCAATTCTTCTTCGTTTTGCAATGCAACGTTTTTTTTATCCAATTGAAGGAGGAATCCACCGTCTCTTAAACCTGCAAATACCAAATTTATATTCCCCAAAGCAACGCCGGCACCATCCGCAATATCTCGATAGGTCATGTTAAGCCGTTCAGGATCATTGAGGAAAAAAAACAAGACTTTGAGGCCCGCCTTGGTAAAAGCCCTGTTTGGCGGTTTCTTCTGCCCGGCAGGCGGCTTATTGCCTTCAATCCATGCCAGTTGTCCCTTATGGTTCACGTATAAGTTGCCGGCTCCATCAAGGTAGGCTATGCCATGTTCACGTAGCTGTCTTTTGATATCCGGGAAAATCCGGTTCGCTATAAGCATGAACGGCTCATTTTTACCCGCGAGGGCAATTAGCTTTTCTAGCTGGTAATGACGCACCTCGTGTTTGATTTCAGCGTTAAAATGTATCTTTACGTTTTGGAAATCAAGCAAAAGCCTTCCATCTATCTCCGCATCCTTTTGTCGGATCGCGGGTTCCCAGTTGGCGTTGACACCGTTTATGAGCTGTAATTTATCCAAAGCCTGCCTGAGAACATCTTCTTCTTTTGCATCCATTGTTCACTTTTTTAATATGTTCACGTAACGTGAACACTCAAAAATAATGAACATATTTGATATGATCAAACATGTTTGTTCACTTTTCACAACGAATTGATCTTCGAAAGGAATTCGTTTTTTCGGTTCGGTTTAAAATAGATATTAATAAGGAAATCATTCACCTTTGCCGGGGCAAGTTTAATGTCCTCCAGAAGATTTTCAGGTGTTTCTTTTTCAAGTAACTGCTTGATTCGGGTTTTCATTTCCGAGGAAATTTTTTCGAGATCCATTTCCTCCAGCGCCTGGATCAACAAACTGCTGATTTGCCCTGTCATCGCAAATTTTTTTGGTGTTGTGGGCTTGAACCTAATGCTGCCTTTTCCGATTTTAATTTGCCGGGGTTGTCCATCGGTAATGTAAACCAATTGTGTAGGAACCTGTGTAGACAGGCCTAACTTATTGGCCGCATATGCGCCGGCTGGACGTATGCGTACCCGTTCACGTTCAGCAATTGCATAGGCGACCTCTTCAAGCGAGGGCAATAATTTGCCTACTACCGGATGGCTTTTAGGTAAATAGTAAATACCATGGGCTAATCGTTCTAACTGACCTTCTTTCGCCATTCGATACAGAGCCGTCTTAATAGCATCTTCAGTACCGATACCCCTGAAATCCGTAGGGAATACGATAGCGCCTGCTTTAAGCGTGCCTACCCGGTCAAAAATCTCTTTGTGCACCGATTTCATGTTACAAGTATGCATAAAAGGGTAACATAATTATTTTGCTTACCTAGAAATCAACGTTTGGCAAATCGGCTTAACTTTTGCCAAAAGTTGAAAAGTATTTTAACGTTAAAGGTACTGATACAAAGAAGGATAAATGCTTTATCACTTTCTTCGATAACACTCCTTCAAAAACTCCTCCACTCGAGGACCGTATTTTTCTTCGATCTTCTGTCCGTCATAGTCCTGGTTCACCAGTCCTTTGAGATACCGCTTTATGGTTGACATTTTTGCCGGTGCCTGGGGGCTGCCGAGTATTGCAGCTAATACATTGCTGATCTGTTCCTGGGTAGCGTTTTCGGGCCACCGGTTTTTGTCGAGGAAGCCTAAACGGTGCAGCAGGACCATTCGATAGACCAGGTTGTGGCCGGAGCCGTCTTCGCTCGCCTGATCTTCTTGCGCTGACTCGTCGTTAGGTGAGCCAGGCTGTTGCTTCTTTAGCGCCTCAATCTCGTTTTTCAGCCGTTCGACTTCCTTTTCCAGGTGCTCAGGCTTATGTTTCAATTCGGGATCAGGCCGTGGTGGCGCCAATGCGTTTAGCGTTTCCAACAGGTCTGTATAAACAGCCAGCAAATGATCCTTATAAAATCGATTATCAGCCGAAATGATCACAAGCGAATTGTCCGAGTTCCGCTCATTCCAGGGCGCATTATAGATAATATCCTTATCAAATAGCGTATCAAGTTTGTCCTGATACTGCTTCACGAAAGCCGGAGTAACGGGCAATCGTTCCCACTTCATTTTTTGCTGTGGGGTATCACTCGGCGGAGGTGGAATATCAAAAGCAGTAACCGCTTCAATCAGGCCGGAAACCTCCTTCAAAAGCATCGTTTTATCGTACGCTTCGAGGCGGAAGTCGCCTAAATGCTTGCAACACTCTTCGAACCGACCATGGATCAGTCCCCAATAATAATCGAACCAGGGTGCGATACGAAGCCCGGAGAGCCCTTTTGCCCCGTCCCAGGCGGTACCTCCCTTCGACGCAAGAAAAGCTTTGCCGAACCAAAGCGCCTCCTTCCTGACTGATTCAAATGCTTTTCGTTCTTTAAGATCCATGTATGGTACTCCTTTCTGCTTTGGCCGCTTCTTTCTTCATCACGGCCTCTAGGATCATCCGGGCGTTTTCTTCCGGGGTGATGCGGATGTATTTGAAGAAGACGGCTTCGCTTTTATGGCCGGTTACTTTCATAATGGTGGAAGGGCGCAGCCCATAAGTCCGGTACATATTGGTGGCGAAAGACCGGCGGGCGGTGTGCGTGGTGATGAGCTGGTAAAAGGGAACGGTAACCGTTTTCCGCTCCCCGGCTACAGGTTTGGTGATCTCGACGGGCTGGTCGAAGCCGGCCATTTTCCCGGCTTCCTTAATATAAGCGTTCAGCTTCTGGTTCGAAATGGGATGGGGCAGGGAGCTTTCGGTCTGGCCCTGGTACCGGCTGATGATCTCCTTCAGCGCAGGCAATACAGGAATAGCCACCGTCGCGCCGGTTTTCTGAGTTTTGATATGAATGAAGTCGCTGCCGACTACGTCCTGCTTGCTGAGCTGGGACAGGTCGGAGAATCGCAGGCCGGTCCAGCAACCGATCAGGAACAGGTCGCGGGCGTTCTCAAGCGCTGCGGATCGGGAGAGGTCCAGTCGGAGCAAGGCATCGAGCTGGTCCGTATTCAGGTATATGGCGTCGGTTTCCTCCTGGGGCTTTACGAATCGGCTGGATTTATAAGCTTCGTTTTTGTGATAACCGAGCTCCTGCGCTTCTCGCATAAACGCCTTAATGCTTTTGACGATTTTGCCGAAATAGTTCAGGGAATATCCCATATCGCCGTACATGTATTCCTGCAGCTTGCGGTAGAAATTCAGGGTGATGTCGTCAAAGGTGAGGTCGGTCTTTTTCTCCGCGGCACAGAATCGCTGCAGCAGGTTCAGTACGACGGTATAATCCCGGATGGTATCGGGAGCGAACCGGGTGCCCCTGCGCGATCCGGATATTTTGATGCGGGTTCCGGATTTAGCGGCCAGGATTTGTCCGGAAATAAAATTAAGCAGGGAAGGGTCATTGGTCTTTTCGGCCTCTCCGGGCCTTGGTTCGCCGCGCAGCTCCCGCATGACAGTTTCCTTAAATACAGGTTTGGCAGGATAGATATGATGCTTTAATACGTATTCCCGGAAACGTGTTTGAATAGTAAGCTTAATGCGCGAAAGAGTAGTGTTGATTGCATAGGCGTCCCCGGCTTGCAAATTGCGCAACCCGGATTTTGCTTCCTGCTTCCGGTCGGACCAGTCGGCAGGTTTAACTTTTACGCCGGTAGGTATCTTAACGACTGGCTTAGCGTCGTATTCGACGATGCAAATAATTGGAGTGGATTTGGCGGCGTTAGGTTCCCGCAGACGAAAGCGAATGCCGCAATCGAGTTTGATTGCTCTTTTCATGATCGGTTCAGTTGATTGGTTGGTTTCCCTAAGGTAGAGAAAAAGCACCCCCGATCCAAATTTTTAGGGGTTCTTTTTTGCAAATCTCCTTAAATCGCCCCAAACCCCTCTAAACCAAAAATCGCCCTCAGGAATTGAGTAGGAGGCGAAATTGTTAGATTTCGCCGTCCTCTCACACCACCGGACGTACGGTTCCGTATCCGGCGGTTCCAGTGCCTACTGTTTTCTTGTAAATCAAATATCTGTCCAGCAGGCTTTCTAAGCCAAGGTGTCGGAAATACTTCTTAGGAAAGGCTTGATTCATGTGGCTGGCCCCGGAATTCCACCATGGGCCGCGGTCGTTGAACGAAGACTGAACAGCTCGCTCCTCCGACAGCCCTGCGGCCATCAGACGCAGGCGTCTTGTCCACCTTCGTTTCCATTGCCGCCACTTGATCAGTCGTAACCGCCTGCGGATCCATTCATCCAGCTCCTCCGCAATCCCTTTCATGTCCGCTATACGGTAATAATTCAGCCAGCCCCTGAGATGAGGGTTGAGCTGTTCAGTGATAAACCTTCCTATGTTTCTCCCTCTACCTTGCCTGAATAGCCTCTTGAGTTCCTGCCGGAGACGTCTCAGGCTCTCGGGGGATACCCGGATCCCCACCCCGCCTTTCTTCCAGTAGAAGCTGAAGCCCAGGAATTTTCGTTTTCCCAGACGATCTGCCTTGCTCTTTTCCTTGTTCACTTTCAGCCGCATCTTCCCTTCCAAAAAGCGTGTTAATGAGGCATATACCCGTTCCCCGGATTGCCTGGTTTTCACGTACACGTTGCAGTCATCAGCATATCGGACAAACTTATGGCCCCGCTTCTCCAACTCTTTGTCCAGTTCGTCTAATACGATATTGGACAACAGCGGCGATAGCGGTGACCCTTGAGGAGTGCCTTTACTGCGTGGTTCCAGCACCCCGCCCTCCATTATACCTGCTTTCAGGCAACGGTCTATCAGGCGGTGCAGCTGCCATTCTCCCCGGGTCTTTTCCATAATCCGGCTCATCAGTCTTCGGTGGTTGACCTCGTCAAAAAAGTTTGACAAGTCCATATCCACTACGTATTTGTAGCCCTGCTCCTGATAAGTCTTTGCTTGTTCAACTGCGGATGATGCCCTGCGCCCTGCACGGAAACCGTAGCTCTGATCTGAGAACGTGGGTTCCCAGATCGGACTCAATACTTGCTGGATAGCTTGTTGGATCAGCCGGTCGGTGACCGTGGGGATACCCAGCATTCGCTGGCCTCCTCCCGGCTTCGGTATGGTTACCTTCTTTACCGGCTGGGGGCAGTAGATGCCCCCTTCCAACTCTTCTTTGATTCGTTGCCAGTGTGTTTGGAGATACGGCCGCAGCTGGCTGACTTCCATCCCGTCTATCCCCGCCGAGCCTTTGTTGCCCACTACCTTTCGGTAGGCAAGCTCCATGTTCTCCTTACTAACAATTTCCTCTATCAGATACTTCTTTACTGGGGTCGGATTTTCTACCGCGGGTATAGAAGTATCCGCACCAGGTGCTTTCCCGACCACTTCCGGTAGTCGTCCTTCACCCCTGGCCAAATGGCTTCCACCATTCGCTTCTGCTTCTTGCTTCTGTAACATGATAGCTCCTTCCCGTAATCATTGGTTCGGCCCTTCGTTCCGGATAGTAGAACTACTATGGCCTCTGCTGACTCCTGATCGCTCAGCCGGATGTCTTCATCCGGGTTGTTCCTTACAGGGATACCGCACGTCCCCTCCGCTAACTTTCCGATCAGGTCTCCCCGGGTAATGCACAGCTCCTTCACGCTTATACCTGCCGCATCTACATCCATGCCTTCCGGATAAGTACAGGACTTTAGAGATGATGGCCTCCTTGTCCGGCATGTATGCCTTATATGCGATTCCTGTTCGTCAGGCCAACGCTTTGCCTTCGGCTTCCTTCAGATTCCACCTCGCGATGGACACCCTTGCCGCTCGGCTAACAGTTCCCCTTACCGGGCCTGTAGAGGACTTTCACCTCCGAGAGGCTGTGCCCTGCCGGGCACACCACAAAAAAAGCAGGTTTTTCAACCTGCTTCAATCAATCTAATCTCTGAAAAGCGGTCCGGACGGGACTCGAACCCGCGACCCCATGCGTGACAGGCATGTATTCTAACCAGCTGAACTACCGAACCGTTTTGCCTTTTCGGGGGGACGATGTGGGCGCTTGCGGGATTTGTTCCGCTGCTTCCCGGCAACCCCCTGCCGAATTGGGATTGCAAATATACACTTCGGATTTGAATTGTCAATGAAGAAATTGTTTTTGCATGGATATTTTTAATCTTTTTCTATCTTGGCAGAGATTTCCTGCTTAAACGTTTTAGTTTGAAAGCGTTGTTTGGCGAAGGAGAAAAATTAATTATCTTGAGGAGCTTTAAATGTCGCCGGTTCCGGTGGGCATGGCGGGCTGAATACTAAACTTAACCTGAATATGGCACAACTTCAGATCAAAAAAAATCCAAAGGTTTTTGATGTGTGTATCGTTGGTTCGGGAGCCGGGGGCGGCATGGCGGCAAAGGTGCTGTCAGAGTCGGGGCTCGAAGTGCTTGTACTGGAGGCGGGTCCGGATTTCGACTCGGCGAAGGGCGATATGTTCAAATGGCCTTATGATTCTCCACGCAGGGGGCGGGTACGTACCGGCCTTTCGGGGAGTTTGATGCAGCTTATGGTGGATGGGAAATTGACGGGGAGCCTTATACAAAGGCGCACGGGACGCAGTTTGACTGGTTCCGGTCGCGGATGCTGGGCGGGCGTACCAATCACTGGGGGCGGATTTCGCTTCGTTTCGGGCCCAGGGACTTTAAACATAAAAGTTATGACGGGCTGGGTGATGACTGGCCTATTTCTTACGAGGAGGTGGCGCCTTATTATGACCGGGTGGACAAGCTGATTGGCGTATTTGGGACCCGTGAAGGGATAGAGAACGAGCCGGACGGGTTGTTTCTTCCGCCGCCGAAGCCGCGGGCGCATGAGCTGCTCATCAAGCAAGCCTGCGATAAGATCAATGTTCCGGTTATTCCTTCGCGCCTGTCTATTCTTACGCGGCCGCTGAATGACCGGGCGCCTTGCCATTATTGTTCGCAGTGTAACAGGGGATGCTCTACTTATTCCAATTTTTCATCGGGGCCGGTGCTGATCAAGCCGGCGATGGGAAGCGGGCGGCTCACGGTGCTTACGGGCGCCATGGCCAGGGAGGTGCTGACCGATGATAGCGGAAAGGCTACGGGCGTTTCTTATGTGGATGTAAATAATTTCCAGGAATACCAGGTATCGGCAAAGGTGGTGGTGCTGGCGGCGAGTGCCTGCGAGTCGGCGCGTTTGCTGCTGAACTCAAAATCTTCGCGGCATCCGAACGGGATGGCTAATTCCAGCGGCATTGTCGGTAAATACCTGCACGATTCAACCGGGGCTTCCAGGGGCGGCCTGCTTCCGGAACTAATGGAGCGGAAACGCTATAATGAAGACGGGGTGGGCGGTATGCATGTGTACATGCCCTGGTGGCTGGATAACAAGAAACTGAATTTCCCCCGCGGCTACCATATTGAAGTGGGCGGCGGAATGGGAATGCCCGGTTACGGTTTTGGCTGGGGTATTGAAAACTACAACGGACGCGCTTTCGGTCCCAACGGCAAGGAAAAGCCTAAGGGCGGGGGCGGCTACGGTGCGGAGCTGAAGAATGATTACCGCCGTTTTTACGGAGCCTTTATCGGTTTTGCGGGGCGGGGCGAATGTATTGCCCGCGAAGATAATTACTGCGAGATTGACCCTAACGTGGTGGATAAGTTCGGCATACCGGTACTGAAGTTCAATTATACCTGGTCGGATCACGAGATCAACCAGGCCAAACACATGCAGGATACTTTTGAAGAGATCCTGGATACAATGGGCGCGGAACTGACCGGGTCGAAACCGGGTCCGGAGACGAATTATGGACTGGAAGCCCCCGGAAGGATCATTCACGAAGTGGGTACCGTTCGCATGGGCGACGATCCGAAGAGATCGGCGCTGAACAAGTATTGCCAGGCGCATGATGTGAAAAACCTGTTCGTCGTGGACGGCGGGTCTTTTGTTTCCCAGGCAGACAAGAATCCTACCTGGACCATCCTGGCGCTTTCTATGCGTACTTCGGAATACATAGTGGATCAGTTGAAAAAGCAGAATATCTAAATCGAAAGAAATGGACAGACGACAATCACTCAAAGTACTTACCCTCGGCTCAATAGCGGCCGGGACCGTGCTGACCGGCTGCGAACTGAAAAAGGACGAAGAGAAGGGTGCGCATGGCGCGCACGATCATAAAGCGGTAGAAGGCGATCAGCAGCGCCCGGCGCATGAAGTGGAGCGCGACGCCCGGCTGATGAAGGAAAAATTCTTCACGGATCATGAGATGGCCACGATTACGGTGCTGGCCAACCTGATCATTCCGGCGGATGACCGTTCCGGGAACGCGGAAGAAGCGGGCGTGCCGGCATTCATTGAATTTACGGTGAAGGATCAGCCGCATCACCAGACGCCTGTTCGCGGCGGGCTCCGCTGGCTGGATATCGAGTGCCTGAACCGTTACGGGAAATCATTTAAGGATTGCGCCCAGAACGAGCAGACAGCGATGCTGGATGAAATTGC is a window from the Anseongella ginsenosidimutans genome containing:
- a CDS encoding nucleotidyltransferase domain-containing protein, encoding MAKYTEDQLTNWTKPPSDSEQTKLENSERMVRDAINSDEKLKKKSTETFGQGSYANNTNVRLNSDIDINVRYTGGFYYDLPKEKTKEDFGITPTSYTFAEFKDDVENALVNKFGRTDVIRNDKCITIKENSYRIETDVVPTWNYRRYSADGNFVLGAKFMADKGIWIENFPKQHIDNGIRKNNNTARRFKRLTRLHRKLRYKMIDDGENVSDNITSFLLECLVWNVPNDKINNYYSWTERLKQSIIFIYNETKEHENCKEWGEVSELFYLFHSSRKWTYQDVNSYMLLLWNHLEF
- a CDS encoding GGDEF domain-containing protein; its protein translation is MKYIKDSFSKFKKDVLSNVFYDLMKYLFISFILVLILKFIPIAKEKLELDFSISIWVTMLCSLFLIGISFSISFFLFNSRFQKLQSQNRIDELTGLKNYKALELDLDDLNNSWVSRDEPISIILFDIDNFKKFNEDHNYEVADRLLTKLGKMLFKDSRITDETYRYFMRGDEFLIIARQTSISNAQIAAERKRKLIADTAFNIDGESFKLTVCCGVTEFNKGELKTDVLERVNQALQNAKKKPNKNCTEIIV
- a CDS encoding YegP family protein is translated as MYTTRSARDNGIESLRENAPNAEVVEE
- a CDS encoding type IV toxin-antitoxin system AbiEi family antitoxin, which codes for MDAKEEDVLRQALDKLQLINGVNANWEPAIRQKDAEIDGRLLLDFQNVKIHFNAEIKHEVRHYQLEKLIALAGKNEPFMLIANRIFPDIKRQLREHGIAYLDGAGNLYVNHKGQLAWIEGNKPPAGQKKPPNRAFTKAGLKVLFFFLNDPERLNMTYRDIADGAGVALGNINLVFAGLRDGGFLLQLDKKNVALQNEEELLERWIAGYRETLKPALHLGNFRMINNIADWKELRLPDGVIWGGEPAANLLTRNLNPEILTVYTQLPKNELMKTLRLMPDAGGNIKIYQRFWADTEPEVQMTPPLLTYADLLITGDSRCIEVAATIKNEHLQYLTHQ
- a CDS encoding DUF6088 family protein translates to MKSVHKEIFDRVGTLKAGAIVFPTDFRGIGTEDAIKTALYRMAKEGQLERLAHGIYYLPKSHPVVGKLLPSLEEVAYAIAERERVRIRPAGAYAANKLGLSTQVPTQLVYITDGQPRQIKIGKGSIRFKPTTPKKFAMTGQISSLLIQALEEMDLEKISSEMKTRIKQLLEKETPENLLEDIKLAPAKVNDFLINIYFKPNRKNEFLSKINSL
- a CDS encoding site-specific integrase, whose product is MKRAIKLDCGIRFRLREPNAAKSTPIICIVEYDAKPVVKIPTGVKVKPADWSDRKQEAKSGLRNLQAGDAYAINTTLSRIKLTIQTRFREYVLKHHIYPAKPVFKETVMRELRGEPRPGEAEKTNDPSLLNFISGQILAAKSGTRIKISGSRRGTRFAPDTIRDYTVVLNLLQRFCAAEKKTDLTFDDITLNFYRKLQEYMYGDMGYSLNYFGKIVKSIKAFMREAQELGYHKNEAYKSSRFVKPQEETDAIYLNTDQLDALLRLDLSRSAALENARDLFLIGCWTGLRFSDLSQLSKQDVVGSDFIHIKTQKTGATVAIPVLPALKEIISRYQGQTESSLPHPISNQKLNAYIKEAGKMAGFDQPVEITKPVAGERKTVTVPFYQLITTHTARRSFATNMYRTYGLRPSTIMKVTGHKSEAVFFKYIRITPEENARMILEAVMKKEAAKAERSTIHGS
- the ltrA gene encoding group II intron reverse transcriptase/maturase, yielding MELAYRKVVGNKGSAGIDGMEVSQLRPYLQTHWQRIKEELEGGIYCPQPVKKVTIPKPGGGQRMLGIPTVTDRLIQQAIQQVLSPIWEPTFSDQSYGFRAGRRASSAVEQAKTYQEQGYKYVVDMDLSNFFDEVNHRRLMSRIMEKTRGEWQLHRLIDRCLKAGIMEGGVLEPRSKGTPQGSPLSPLLSNIVLDELDKELEKRGHKFVRYADDCNVYVKTRQSGERVYASLTRFLEGKMRLKVNKEKSKADRLGKRKFLGFSFYWKKGGVGIRVSPESLRRLRQELKRLFRQGRGRNIGRFITEQLNPHLRGWLNYYRIADMKGIAEELDEWIRRRLRLIKWRQWKRRWTRRLRLMAAGLSEERAVQSSFNDRGPWWNSGASHMNQAFPKKYFRHLGLESLLDRYLIYKKTVGTGTAGYGTVRPVV
- a CDS encoding GMC oxidoreductase; the encoded protein is MLGGRTNHWGRISLRFGPRDFKHKSYDGLGDDWPISYEEVAPYYDRVDKLIGVFGTREGIENEPDGLFLPPPKPRAHELLIKQACDKINVPVIPSRLSILTRPLNDRAPCHYCSQCNRGCSTYSNFSSGPVLIKPAMGSGRLTVLTGAMAREVLTDDSGKATGVSYVDVNNFQEYQVSAKVVVLAASACESARLLLNSKSSRHPNGMANSSGIVGKYLHDSTGASRGGLLPELMERKRYNEDGVGGMHVYMPWWLDNKKLNFPRGYHIEVGGGMGMPGYGFGWGIENYNGRAFGPNGKEKPKGGGGYGAELKNDYRRFYGAFIGFAGRGECIAREDNYCEIDPNVVDKFGIPVLKFNYTWSDHEINQAKHMQDTFEEILDTMGAELTGSKPGPETNYGLEAPGRIIHEVGTVRMGDDPKRSALNKYCQAHDVKNLFVVDGGSFVSQADKNPTWTILALSMRTSEYIVDQLKKQNI
- a CDS encoding gluconate 2-dehydrogenase subunit 3 family protein; the protein is MDRRQSLKVLTLGSIAAGTVLTGCELKKDEEKGAHGAHDHKAVEGDQQRPAHEVERDARLMKEKFFTDHEMATITVLANLIIPADDRSGNAEEAGVPAFIEFTVKDQPHHQTPVRGGLRWLDIECLNRYGKSFKDCAQNEQTAMLDEIAWPETAKPEMQRGVGFFNRFRGLVASGFWSSKIGIEDIGYQGNTAYVWDGAPKDVLDELGVAYDPNIRYVTAEDRQTPMQFDKA